The Methanobrevibacter millerae genome includes the window CTTCCATCAAATTCTTTGTTTATCGTATCATCATCAACATCTTGTTCATTAACTTCAATTTCAAAGATTTCCCCAAAAGAATGTCTCTGCCATATATCTTTATCAGATGAAACTGAATTTTTTTTACCGTTTAAACCGTAAGCTTCATTATGTTCTGAATCTTTAAGATATCTACCCCAAGTAGAACAAATTTTTAATGTAGGATTCTCAATTTCTATAGAAAATGAAACACCAAAAGATTTAATAAATGATTTAGGAGTTAACTTATTTGAAGGAGTGGCAGTTAATATATCATCAGTTTCAGAGCCATCTTCTTGTGCAACATCATCTGTTTCAATGATAATTTCCTGATCTGGTGATTTATCCGAATCTGTTTCCTCCCAACTTTTTGGAATGATAACACCCGTCAAATATTCAATCCAAGGACTATATGAAATAATTTCATTTTCACCATATCTTGGACCCCTAACCTCTTTGATAAGTTCCTCAATCATCTTTCTTCGAATTTGTGTATCTGAATTCATAAGATAATCCTCTCTAAGTATCTTAATTATATGTATATTGTTTTGATTTAATAAATATTATATATTTGTGAGTATAAAGTTAATAATGTAAAATTAAGCTTTAGGAAAAATTATCTATGAATCATTATTTGGAATATAAAAAAAGAAATGACCTGGAAAAAAAGATATTAAAATATGATGATTCCGACTTAAAAGATATTTTAATTAGAAATAAAAATTTAATAAAGGAATTCAGTTCACTGTCATCTTCAGAAATTGATAAAAAAATAAAAAATATTAATAACACTACCATAACTAATTTATTAATCAATAATATAGACATTAGTGAAATCAATTCTGAATTGGATAAAATAAATAAATATGAAATAAAAGATATTGTTAAAGAGAATTTTCCTTTAGATGAACCAAGAGAATTGCAGCTTGAAACCATTTCAAAGATATATGATGCAATTGAAAAAGGATATAAATATATAATCCTAGAAGCTGTTTCCGGATATGGTAAATCATTAATTGCTGCTACATTATCCAATATTTATTCTGAAGAAAAATCATATTTTCTTACAACTACCAATCAGCTTGCAAATCAATATTTTTATGATTTTAAAAAATATGATTTCGTAAAAATGAACCCAAGATCCAGTTTTTCATGTAAAAAAACACCCATGAAATGCAGTGCATATCTATGCAAATACTCCAAATGTCGTTATTATAAATACAGTGATTTCAATAAAGATTTTGATAAACCATTGTCATGTGAATATCTGTACTCATTAAAAGAAATATTGAAATCAAATTCTATAATTTGTACATATGATTTTTTCATTAACGAAAACTTTTATCACAGTAATTACTTTAATACTCGAAAATTATTAATTTGTGATGAAGCACATAATCTCGATGAAAAAATATCTGAATCCATATCACTAAAAATTAATCCGAAACAGTTTACTGAGGATATGAAACTTAATATTAAAAAAGAATTACAACATATTAATCAAAATAATGATTATTACTTTTACCTTTTAAAATTTAGGACCAACTATAAAAATAGACTCAACAACGTCAAAAAAGGAAGTGCATTATATATAAAACTTAAAAAACGAATAGATGACATATCCAAATTTATGGATAACTTTAAAAATAATGAAAATATGACCTTTGAAGTAGATAGTGATAACTACTGGATTTTTAAACCTTTAAAGATAAATAAAATGGCTGATGATTCATTATTGTCCTATGGAGATGTCTCTATTTTTATGAGTTCTTCAATTTTTGATCTCGAAAATTTCGCTTTTGATTTGGGAATAGATAAAAATAAAATTTACTCTATAAGAGTACCAAATATCTTTGATCTGTCTAAACATAAAGTAGAAATATCTCCTAATTTTGACATGAGCGGAGAACCTATAGAAACTGGCACTGCAGAGGATTGTTTGCCTACAATTAAAAAAATTCTAAAAAAACACAAACATGAAAAAGGTGTTATACACACTTTTAACTATGAACAAATGAAATACATAGTAAGTAATATAAAAAACAATCGTTTCATTACACATGACTCGGAAAATCGTGAAAAGATATTGGAAAATTTTAAAACCAGTGATAAACCACTGGTTTTAGTTAGCCCATCAATGAATGAGGGAATAGATATTCCCGGCGATTTATGTAGGTTCCAAATAATTTTCAAATTACCCTATTTGCCTTATGAAAATACTTGGATTAATAAGCGCAAAAATCTTTATGAAGATGGAAAAGAATGGTACGACTACAAAATGCTTACAAAATTAATTCAAAGTTATGGAAGAGGAATACGCTTTGAAGAAGATTACTGTAAAACATATATTTTAGATAATCGCCTTTTTGATAAGATTAATGAAGATCTTGAAGATAAAGAAATAATTCCAAAGTATTTCATTAATTCAATCGAAAATTTAAATCAAAATATCGAATAATGAATACATATACTTGAGTTTCTAAAAATATTATATCAATCAATTATTAAGGAAAATTCGTATAGTATTAGTTAATTATTATTTTTTTGTATTTCTAAATAGTATCCATAAATATCTTCAACTTCCTCCGTATTAAAATTAGTCTTATACTCCAACATCATATTAATCATATCTACAAAATCATCCCAGTCCACATATTCATCTGTCTCATATTTAACATCATCATTAAGATGATAATTTATATTTGAAGATTCATTATTTATTTCTTTAATTAAATCTTCAGATATGAAAGACTCCATAATAAACATGATATGGCTTGCGAAGGTGTTTCCATATGCAGATATGTCCCCATCATTTAAATTATGCTCCTTTTCCAAACAATTTTTGAAGGAGGTATAATCTTGATGACCCATTGGAACAAATCTTCCCTCAACGGTACATGCACAGTACTCATCAATTAAATAAAAGTCATTAACATCAGTTAAAATGTAAAAAATAAACGCTTCCATCATATCAGTTTTATATGTATCCAATATCTCAGACAAAATCTGCTCCAATATTTCGGAG containing:
- a CDS encoding helicase C-terminal domain-containing protein: MNHYLEYKKRNDLEKKILKYDDSDLKDILIRNKNLIKEFSSLSSSEIDKKIKNINNTTITNLLINNIDISEINSELDKINKYEIKDIVKENFPLDEPRELQLETISKIYDAIEKGYKYIILEAVSGYGKSLIAATLSNIYSEEKSYFLTTTNQLANQYFYDFKKYDFVKMNPRSSFSCKKTPMKCSAYLCKYSKCRYYKYSDFNKDFDKPLSCEYLYSLKEILKSNSIICTYDFFINENFYHSNYFNTRKLLICDEAHNLDEKISESISLKINPKQFTEDMKLNIKKELQHINQNNDYYFYLLKFRTNYKNRLNNVKKGSALYIKLKKRIDDISKFMDNFKNNENMTFEVDSDNYWIFKPLKINKMADDSLLSYGDVSIFMSSSIFDLENFAFDLGIDKNKIYSIRVPNIFDLSKHKVEISPNFDMSGEPIETGTAEDCLPTIKKILKKHKHEKGVIHTFNYEQMKYIVSNIKNNRFITHDSENREKILENFKTSDKPLVLVSPSMNEGIDIPGDLCRFQIIFKLPYLPYENTWINKRKNLYEDGKEWYDYKMLTKLIQSYGRGIRFEEDYCKTYILDNRLFDKINEDLEDKEIIPKYFINSIENLNQNIE